In the Bacteroidota bacterium genome, TAATTTGGGCTTCTATTTAACTGCTTACTATACTGCAGCTAGTTACGCGCTAAATTCGCAGAATTGGAATCTGATGGATATTAACGGAGATGGCTTATCTGATTTAGTTGTAACATCAGAGAATTTAACTGCAAACAATGCCACGGTTTTTAGTCCTACATCGAACCCTTATTGGAAAGTTTATTTAAATAACGGTTCCGGCTTTTCAACTGCACCAAGCAATTGGGCTGTTCCGGTGGGAGGATTAAAAAATGGCGCAAATAATTTGGGCTTCTATTTAGCCGGTTTTTCCACTGCAGCTAGTTATTCTTTGAATTCGCAGAATTGGAATGTTATGGATATGAACGGTGACAACAAACCTGATTTAGTGGTAACTTCTGAGAATTTAACAGCAAACACCTCCACAGTTTATAGTCCTACATCAAACCCCTACTGGAAAGTTTATATAAATACCTCCATTACAGGTGGGCTGTCAGCATCAGACAATTTTATAAATGATATTTCGATTTTTCCAAATCCTTTTTCGAACCAAATAACTTTTTCCTTTACTGACAAGGATCAGACAACAATTACACTTTACAACTTTCTCGGGAAGCAAATGCTCCAACAGACTTTTACAAACTCCTTAACTATAAACGCAGAGCAACTTGGAGATGGCATTTATTTTTACGCGTTTAGAAACTCAAAAGGGCTACTAAAAACTGGAAAAGTTATCAAACAATGACACAAGAAAATCGAGTAGGTATTGGGAAATTTAAATCCCAAACTTCTCACTGCACAGTGCTTGATAGCTAGCATAACACAGCTAATTGAGACGTTCCTGCATATTTCTTATCAGTCCTTATTCTTTCTATACTTTTTGATCAAGCAAAAAATAAAAAGATCATTGATAACAGCACCCAGAATGCAATAAATTCAATTAAAATAAATACGAAAATTCAACTTCATCAATCAAAACCGAAAAGGACCGGCCTATGAGAAATTGGCGTGAAGAAATTTGTATTCCTTTTCAAGCGTAGGCCCGTGTAAGCCATCCTCGAGCGAGAAACGTAATTTTTTGATAAAACAAAAACACCATCGAGCGCTTGGTTGGCGTGAGGAAAAGGAATTCAAATTTTAGCCAATTGCTCATCAGCCTTGATTTTTTGCTTACTTTTTGATCAAGCAAAAAGTAAGAAAAGCCCATTGATATCAGCACACACCATGCAAGAATATCAATTCAAATTAAAAGCGAAATTTCAACAACATTAATCAAATACGAAAAGGACCGGCCTATGAGAAATTGGCGTTAAAAAATTTGTATTCCTTTTCAAACGTATGCCCGTGTAAGCAATCACTATTAAAGTAAAACAGTATCTTTCAGGAAAATGATACTCCTTTAATTTCCCAATAAATAATTCTTAAAATCCACATATGATTTACTTAACACAATGCTTCTTTTATCCTTAGTCGCCACCGCTTTTAACCCCTCCGGTAATTCAAGTTTAAAATTCAATTTCTGCTCAACCGTTTCTAAAAACTTAGCCGGGTGCGCTGTTTCCAAAATAACTCCTACTGCTTTTGGATTCTCCAATTGATATCGCTTTAATCCCGCATACCCCACCGCACCATGTGGATCCATAACATAGCCAAAGCGAGAATAAATTTCTTTCATAGCCAAAATTGTATCCGCATCTGTAACGGAATAGCCTTTGATAATCTTTTGTATCCCTGCAATAGAATTATCAAAAATATCCATCATCCGTGCAAAATTGCTCGGATTACCCACATCCATTGCATTAGATAAGGTTTGTATTGATGGTTTTGCCGTAAATATTCCACTCTTTAAATACGCCGGGACCACATCGTTTGCATTGCTCACCGCAATAAAATCTTTCACCGGCATGCCCATCTGCCTTGCAAAAAGACCTGCAGTTAAATCCCCGAAATTACCGCTAGGAACAGCAAATACAAGGTTTTCAGCTACATCTTTCAATTGCTTATACGCATTAGCATAGTAAAAACTTTGCGGAATTAAGCGCGCAATATTTATGCTGTTGGCAGATGAAAGTTTAAATTTTAAAGTCAATTCCTTATCCAAAAACGCTTGTTTCACAAGGCTTTGACAATCATCAAAACTTCCGTCAATTTCGAGCGCACGAATATTTTCTCCCAATGTTGTTAATTGCTTTTCCTGCAAATCACTCACCTTCCCGGAAGGATATAAAATAATTACTTCAATGCCATCTACTTTGTAAAACCCACTCGCCACGGCACTTCCGGTATCGCCCGAAGTGGCAACCAAAATGGTAATCTTTTCATTTTGACTTCGAACAAAATACCGCATGAGTTGTGCCATAAACCGCGCCCCAAAATCTTTGAAGGCCAGTGTTGGTCCATGAAATAATTCCAGCACATGTGTATGCGCATCCAGCTTCACCAAAGGTGCATCAAAATTTATGGCTTCATTTACAATTTTGAGTATCACTGCTTCAGGAACTTCGGCAGCTAAAAATTGTTTACACATCTCATACGCAATTTCTTGAAAAGAATATTGTCCAATATCCTTCCAAAAGGAGTGCGGCAAAGCCTCAATACGCTCAGGCATAAACAAGCCATTATCATCGGGAAGGCCTTTTAAAACAGCTTGTTCAAGAGAATAAAAAGTAGATTTATTTTTTGTAGAGTAATACCGCATACGCTAAAATTCGTTTAAGAAATAACTTTCACTCCTTCACCATTTACTTTGGAAATAAATGCATCGCTCTTAATATTGTTTGAAGCAAATGCTATTTGCATCGCTTTAGCAATTTTTTTGCAGTCTTTATTTCCTTTGCACAATGCAAATAGCGATGGACCCGAACCACTAATGGTACAGCCCAAAGCGCCATTGTCGATAGCAGCTTGCTTAACTTTATAAAATTCAGGAATCAGCTTGGCGCGATAGGGTTCCGCAATGACGTCTTCAATTGCCTTACCAATTAATTTATAGTCCGATTCATACAAACCTGCCACCAATGCTGCAGTATTGCCCCATTGCTTTATTGCATCTTGCATAGGAATCTCTTTTCGCATCACTGCGCGCGCATCTTTTGTAAGTACTTCAACGTGGGGATGAACGACTATAACATACAAATTTTTAGGAACTGGTAAGGATATTAACTCTAAAGGCGAGTTATTCCGAATCAATGAAATTCCGCCTAACATGCAGGGCGCAACATTATCGGCATGCGCTGTACCACAAGCTACACGCTCTCCTTCCATCGCAAACGGCACGAGGTCCATTCTTTTTTTAATGGGCTTACCCAACAATTCGTTCGCTGCAAAAGTTCCGGCAACAGCACTTGCGGCACTGGAGCCAAGGCCACTGCCTAAGGGCATTTTCTTTTTTAATTCAATATCAAAGCCTTGCTTACTTTTTATTTTTTTCAGCAATGCCGCTATTGCCACACTAACTGTATTTTGCTTGGCATCGTAAGATAATTTGCCACCATCGCCACTTATTTTTTTTATAAGCAGGTTATTTGTGTTGTTAAAGCTAAGTTTCACTTCATCGCCAGGTGTATCAATACATAAACCCATTACATCAAAACCACAACCCACATTGCCTACTGAAGCCGGAGCAAAAACTGTAATTGAATTTTTCATACGCTTCCCCATTTATTCGAAGTAGTTTCCAATACTAATAATCTCAGCAAATACACCGGCCGCAGTAACTTCAGCGCCCGCTCCGGGACCTTTCACCACCAAAGGGCGATCGTGATACCTTTCGGTTGTAAACGAAATAATGTTATCGCTTCCGGATAAATTATAAAAAGGATGTTTTTCATCCACTTCCAACAATCGAATACTCGCTTTTCCATTTTCGAGTAGAGCTATAAATCGCAGCACTTTTCCCTTTTCTTCTGCCTTTGCTCGTCGTGCTTCAAATACAGCATTCGAGATTTCAAGTTCCTTAAAAAAATCTGTAACGGATTTTGCTTTTACACAATTTGGTGGAAGTATTTGTTCAATGGCAATATCCTTAATCTCAATCTCCATCCCGGTTTCGCGCGCCAATATCAATAGTTTTCGCGCTACATCCATTCCACTCAAATCATCTCGCGGATCCGGCTCGGTGTAGCCCTTTTCTTTGGCTTGCAACACCACCTCATTAAATTGAATTCCCTTTTTGTAGCTGTTAAAAATATAGGACAGCGTTCCGGAAAGTACCGCTTCAATTCGAATTATTTTATCGCCACTATGTAATAAATCACTTAGTGTTGAAATAACCGGAAGCCCTGCTCCCACATTGGTTTCATACAAGAACCGCACCCCACGCTTCTTTGCAGCACTTCTTAATTTTGTATATTCCGTATACTTACCACTATTCGCCAATTTATTTGGAGTCACAATGGATACACTGCTTTCCAAAATTTCGTTGTAATGGCTCACCACCTCAGCGCTAGATGTGCAATCTACAAAAATACTTTGTGCCAGATTCAGTTCTTTAATTCGCTGTACAAAACTTTTAATGTTGGATTTTTCTCCCTTTGTTTCCAGCACTTCTTTGTAGCGGCTCAGGGAAATACCGTCTTCATCAAAATACATTTTTTGTGTATTGGTAATTCCTGCTATTATCAGTTCGATGGAGCGTGCTTCGCGCAAAAATTTCTTTTGCTTTTCAATTTGCTTGATGAGTGTACTTCCAATTAAACCGGTACTTCCCACCAAAAACACATTCAAGGTTTTTACATCCGATAAAAAGAAACCTTGATGTAAAGTATTCAACGCCTTATTCAAATCCTTGGCATGAATTACCACCGAAATGTTTAATTCGGAGGAGCCTTGCGCAGTAGCAACAACACTAATCCCATTTTTTCCCAATGCTTGAAACAAGCGCCCCGACACGCCCGGGGTATTGCGCATATTTTCGCCAATCACCGCAACAATGCTCAGGTTTTCTTCTACTCGTACTTTTTCTATCAGGTGCACTTTTATTTCGAGTGCAAAAGTTTCTTCTATTGCTTTCCTAGCTATTTCAGCATCTCCTGGTTTCACCGCAAAACTGATGGTGTGTTCAGATGAGCCTTGCGTAATTAATATTACATTCACTTTGGCTTGTGATAAGGCTCCAAACAAACGTGCCGAAATACCTGCCACGCCAACCATTCCGCTTCCTTGCAAAGTTAAAAGTGCAATTCCGTCAATCGAAGAAATACCCTTCACCATGTAATTGGGATCGCTCGATTTGGTGGAAATTAAAGTTCCATGCGCACTTGGGTTAAATGTATTTTTTATCCAAAGTGGAATGCCCTTCTCTAAAGCGGGCTGAATCGTTGGCGGATGAATAACCTTAGCTCCAAAATGCGACATTTCCATGGCTTCCTCATACGTCATGGCACCTACCGAAAATGCTTTGCGCACTTTGCGTGGATCAGCTGTCATCACTCCATCCACATCGGTCCATATTTGAATCTCACTTGCTTGCAGGGCAGCTCCAAAAATTGCTGCGGTATAATCTGAGCCTCCTCTGCCTAAGGTAGTAATCTCATTTTTTGAGGTGGACCCAATAAAACCGGTTACTACTTCAATGCTTTTAGAAGAGGCAAAATAGGCCCGAATATTTTTATTTGATTTTAGGAAATCAACTTTTGCTGATCCAAAATTTTCATCCGTTTTTACAAGCAGACTGGCATCCAAAAAAGTAGATTTCAGTTTTTGTGATGTGAAATAATGCGCTATAATCTTCGCTGCAAACAATTCGCCATGGCTGCAAACAAAGTCGAGTGTTCGCTGTGAAAGTTCCTTTACCAAAAATACACCGTGCAATAAATCCTGCAGGGCTGCAAAGCGCATTTCCATAAATTCATACAATGCCTTTTCCTGCTTCAATCCCAACTCATTGGCAGTTTTGAGGTGCCTTTGCTTTATTTTTTGAAATAGGTCAAGGTATGAATTATCCTGTGTGGCTGCCAACTGACTCACCTTAATTAAATCGTCGGTAACACCTCCAAATGCCGAAAATACAACTGCCAGCTTTTTCTCTGCTCGATACTGTTGCTCAATAATTTTGGCTACCCCCTTTATCCGTTCAGCTGTTGCAACCGAACTCCCCCCGAATTTTAGAACTATCATAAATTAAAATCTGAAAACTATTCCTTTCAAAAATAGAAAAATTATATTCACTTATCCTCTAAAAATGGTAATTTTGCTTGACTTTTTACCAAAACACATTATGAAAAAATTTCTTAAGATTTCCGGAATAACCATAGCTCTTTTATTAATTCTTATCGTTTCACTCCCTTTTCTATTTAAAGATAAAATTGTAGCCAAAATAAAGGAGGAAGCAAATAAAAACCTCAATGCAAAGTTAGATTTTGGCAATTTTGATTTAACACTCATCAGCAGTTTTCCCGATTTTAAATTCACACTTCATGACCTAAGTATAGTGGGAGTTGATGCCTTTGCGGGCGATACGCTAATTGCTTCCGATGTTATTTCACTTAATATTAATTTAATGAGTGTAATAAAAGGTAGCCAGTATAAAATTAACTCAATTGTGCTGGATCATCCCTCCATCCTTGCAAAAGTGTTGAAGGACGGAAAAGCAAATTGGGACATAACTAAACCCGATTCCAGTGCTGCTGCCCCAAGCTCCGAATCCGCTCCCTTTAAAATGACCTTGAAAAATTTTGAAATCATTGCAGGAAACATTGTGTACGATGATGCGGAAATGGGTTTTAAAACCGTGCTAAAAAATATGAATCATCAACTTAGCGGGGATTTTAGCGCGGATGAATTTGAACTCAAAACCCTTACCGATATTGAACAATTTACCATGGCCTATGGCGGAATGAATTACTTAAGCAAAGTAAAAACCGTAATCAAGGCCGACCTGGATGCCAACATGCCCCAATTTAAATTTACTTTTAAAAACAATGAATTTAGTTTGAATGAATTGGTATTTGGACTCGACGGATATTTTGCAATGCCCAAAGAAGACATGGATATGGACTTAAAATTTGTGGCTAAAAAAGCGGATTTCAAAAGCTTTCTTTCGCTCATTCCCGGTACCTACACAAAGGATTTTGCAAATATAAAAACATCCGGGAAGCTTGCTCTTGATGGCTTTGTGAAAGGTATTTATAACGATAAACGCATGCCGGCATTCGGGGTAAAAATAAATGTAGACAATGCCATGTTTAAATATCCAAGCTTACCCAAATCTGTAAATAATATTTGGGTTGATGCCAACATCAGCAACAAAGACGGAGAACCCGATCATACCTTAATTGACATCAAAAAATTCCATCTCGAAATGGCCGAAAACCCTGTGGATATTCGTATGCATATTGCCACTCCGGTAAGTGATCCCAACATCGACGGCGACATAAAAGGAAAATTAGTTTTGAATTCAGTAAAAGAATTTATTCCGCTTGAAGCCGATCAAAAATTAAGCGGAACCATTATTGCTGACATTGCCCTGAAAGGAAAAATGAGCAGCATCGATAAAAAACAATATCAGGATTTTACAGCAAAAGGGCAATTAATTGTGTTGGATTTAGATTACAAAAGTAAAGACACACCTTATGGAGTGCTGATTAATAAAGCTTATCTAAACTTTAGTCCGCAGATGGCGGAGTTGACACAATTTGATGCACGTCTTGGGAAAAGCGATATGACAGCTAACGGAAAAATGGAAAACTTTTTGGCCTATGCTTTAAAAGATGATTTGTTAAAAGGTGAATTTAATTTAACATCCAACTTGATTGATTTAAATGAATTAATGGGCCCGGATGAAGCTCCCG is a window encoding:
- the thrC gene encoding threonine synthase, which encodes MRYYSTKNKSTFYSLEQAVLKGLPDDNGLFMPERIEALPHSFWKDIGQYSFQEIAYEMCKQFLAAEVPEAVILKIVNEAINFDAPLVKLDAHTHVLELFHGPTLAFKDFGARFMAQLMRYFVRSQNEKITILVATSGDTGSAVASGFYKVDGIEVIILYPSGKVSDLQEKQLTTLGENIRALEIDGSFDDCQSLVKQAFLDKELTLKFKLSSANSINIARLIPQSFYYANAYKQLKDVAENLVFAVPSGNFGDLTAGLFARQMGMPVKDFIAVSNANDVVPAYLKSGIFTAKPSIQTLSNAMDVGNPSNFARMMDIFDNSIAGIQKIIKGYSVTDADTILAMKEIYSRFGYVMDPHGAVGYAGLKRYQLENPKAVGVILETAHPAKFLETVEQKLNFKLELPEGLKAVATKDKRSIVLSKSYVDFKNYLLGN
- a CDS encoding homoserine kinase — encoded protein: MKNSITVFAPASVGNVGCGFDVMGLCIDTPGDEVKLSFNNTNNLLIKKISGDGGKLSYDAKQNTVSVAIAALLKKIKSKQGFDIELKKKMPLGSGLGSSAASAVAGTFAANELLGKPIKKRMDLVPFAMEGERVACGTAHADNVAPCMLGGISLIRNNSPLELISLPVPKNLYVIVVHPHVEVLTKDARAVMRKEIPMQDAIKQWGNTAALVAGLYESDYKLIGKAIEDVIAEPYRAKLIPEFYKVKQAAIDNGALGCTISGSGPSLFALCKGNKDCKKIAKAMQIAFASNNIKSDAFISKVNGEGVKVIS
- the thrA gene encoding bifunctional aspartate kinase/homoserine dehydrogenase I gives rise to the protein MIVLKFGGSSVATAERIKGVAKIIEQQYRAEKKLAVVFSAFGGVTDDLIKVSQLAATQDNSYLDLFQKIKQRHLKTANELGLKQEKALYEFMEMRFAALQDLLHGVFLVKELSQRTLDFVCSHGELFAAKIIAHYFTSQKLKSTFLDASLLVKTDENFGSAKVDFLKSNKNIRAYFASSKSIEVVTGFIGSTSKNEITTLGRGGSDYTAAIFGAALQASEIQIWTDVDGVMTADPRKVRKAFSVGAMTYEEAMEMSHFGAKVIHPPTIQPALEKGIPLWIKNTFNPSAHGTLISTKSSDPNYMVKGISSIDGIALLTLQGSGMVGVAGISARLFGALSQAKVNVILITQGSSEHTISFAVKPGDAEIARKAIEETFALEIKVHLIEKVRVEENLSIVAVIGENMRNTPGVSGRLFQALGKNGISVVATAQGSSELNISVVIHAKDLNKALNTLHQGFFLSDVKTLNVFLVGSTGLIGSTLIKQIEKQKKFLREARSIELIIAGITNTQKMYFDEDGISLSRYKEVLETKGEKSNIKSFVQRIKELNLAQSIFVDCTSSAEVVSHYNEILESSVSIVTPNKLANSGKYTEYTKLRSAAKKRGVRFLYETNVGAGLPVISTLSDLLHSGDKIIRIEAVLSGTLSYIFNSYKKGIQFNEVVLQAKEKGYTEPDPRDDLSGMDVARKLLILARETGMEIEIKDIAIEQILPPNCVKAKSVTDFFKELEISNAVFEARRAKAEEKGKVLRFIALLENGKASIRLLEVDEKHPFYNLSGSDNIISFTTERYHDRPLVVKGPGAGAEVTAAGVFAEIISIGNYFE
- a CDS encoding AsmA family protein translates to MKKFLKISGITIALLLILIVSLPFLFKDKIVAKIKEEANKNLNAKLDFGNFDLTLISSFPDFKFTLHDLSIVGVDAFAGDTLIASDVISLNINLMSVIKGSQYKINSIVLDHPSILAKVLKDGKANWDITKPDSSAAAPSSESAPFKMTLKNFEIIAGNIVYDDAEMGFKTVLKNMNHQLSGDFSADEFELKTLTDIEQFTMAYGGMNYLSKVKTVIKADLDANMPQFKFTFKNNEFSLNELVFGLDGYFAMPKEDMDMDLKFVAKKADFKSFLSLIPGTYTKDFANIKTSGKLALDGFVKGIYNDKRMPAFGVKINVDNAMFKYPSLPKSVNNIWVDANISNKDGEPDHTLIDIKKFHLEMAENPVDIRMHIATPVSDPNIDGDIKGKLVLNSVKEFIPLEADQKLSGTIIADIALKGKMSSIDKKQYQDFTAKGQLIVLDLDYKSKDTPYGVLINKAYLNFSPQMAELTQFDARLGKSDMTANGKMENFLAYALKDDLLKGEFNLTSNLIDLNELMGPDEAPAAADTASSEMVAVPSNLDFTMNATIGKLLYSNMEMTNVAGAVKVKDAVAKMENVKMNLLDGSMVMSGSYDTKNLKRPLMDFDLNINDWDLSKTYKTFNTIEKLAPIAKYASGKFSTTIQLASAMDDKMNLDMKSLNGYGKLQTKSVIVSGFEPLNKVADAIKMEQYKKMDLSNTNLSFKFKDGKVNIDPFDVKLGNSKVNIGGSNGFDESIDYVMKFEIPRAEMGGQANAMLESIVSQANSKGTNLSLGDKVNLDVLVTGTVSKPLVKAGLNKSGTKLIDNLKDQAKAEFDKQKAELEAKARAEADKLKAQGQAELDAQKAKAQAEIDRQKKEAEARAKAEADKLKKEAEEKAKQEAKKKLNGLFGK